In a genomic window of Deinococcus roseus:
- a CDS encoding extracellular solute-binding protein: protein MKTFWLSAFLLMGGLALGKASVEAPPADLTVYSGRSKAALDPLVQHYQARTGLKINVVYANDRDLTARLQQEKTSSPADLFISNTFSTIGTLESLNLFSKLNPSLTTGVHSTWLPASQKWTPLALKFRVLAYNRDVIKPEQLPENLLDLSRLQPYKGRIGWAPLDAGFQEILGLLVETQGMEKARIWLDQLLALELQDYGSGNTGMMEDLGNGTIDVAFSQHILVQRFQRAGYHVASAFFKAGDAGNLMDGSAAAVLKAGKHQAQAFRFLKYLLNSEAQAFTLSVNFEYPVIAALPYPATLVPYAQVAQIVTPLNPADTSKRVQLGQQLLQDAGVM, encoded by the coding sequence ATGAAAACGTTCTGGCTTTCTGCATTTTTACTCATGGGAGGACTGGCACTGGGAAAGGCTTCTGTGGAAGCACCCCCTGCAGACCTCACGGTCTACTCAGGAAGATCAAAGGCTGCTCTGGATCCCCTGGTGCAGCATTATCAGGCCCGCACTGGACTGAAAATCAATGTGGTGTACGCCAATGACCGCGATCTGACCGCCAGATTGCAGCAGGAGAAAACCAGCAGTCCAGCGGACCTGTTCATCAGCAACACGTTCAGCACCATTGGCACCCTGGAAAGCCTGAACCTGTTCAGCAAACTGAATCCCAGTTTGACCACGGGTGTGCACAGCACATGGCTTCCAGCCAGCCAGAAGTGGACCCCACTGGCCCTCAAATTCCGCGTGCTGGCCTACAACCGGGACGTGATCAAACCCGAGCAGTTGCCTGAAAACCTGCTGGACCTCTCCAGACTGCAGCCCTACAAAGGAAGAATTGGCTGGGCACCCCTGGATGCTGGATTCCAGGAAATTCTGGGTTTGCTGGTGGAAACCCAGGGCATGGAAAAAGCCAGAATCTGGCTGGACCAGTTGCTGGCGCTGGAATTGCAAGATTACGGCAGTGGCAACACCGGCATGATGGAAGACCTGGGCAATGGAACCATTGATGTGGCCTTTTCCCAGCACATTCTGGTGCAGCGTTTTCAGCGGGCTGGTTACCATGTGGCTTCTGCTTTCTTCAAAGCAGGTGATGCAGGCAACCTGATGGACGGTTCTGCGGCTGCAGTGCTGAAGGCAGGGAAACATCAGGCCCAGGCGTTCCGCTTCCTCAAGTACCTCCTGAACAGCGAAGCCCAGGCATTCACCCTCAGCGTGAATTTCGAGTATCCGGTCATTGCTGCCCTTCCCTACCCCGCCACCCTGGTGCCCTACGCCCAGGTGGCCCAGATTGTCACCCCCCTGAACCCTGCAGACACCAGCAAACGGGTGCAACTGGGGCAGCAACTGCTGCAAGATGCAGGCGTGATGTAA
- a CDS encoding YcnI family protein, protein MLKTLLKKTLAASLALMLSVAFSHATVKTEMGLSESLAGKSETYRLQVPVEKDLATTEIRLIVPDGVKISRFIPVPGWVRTVEKDANGRITAVVWKGNLEPMEFQRFFFSATNPADAGTLAWKVYQTYSDGTVVAWDDSSADTPASKTTLK, encoded by the coding sequence ATGCTGAAAACCCTTCTGAAGAAAACCCTTGCTGCCAGCCTTGCCCTGATGCTCTCTGTGGCTTTCTCCCATGCCACAGTCAAAACCGAAATGGGCCTTTCTGAGAGCCTTGCAGGCAAGTCTGAAACCTACCGCCTGCAGGTGCCTGTTGAAAAAGACCTCGCCACCACCGAAATCCGACTGATTGTCCCGGATGGAGTCAAAATCAGCCGTTTCATTCCCGTGCCTGGCTGGGTCCGCACCGTGGAAAAAGACGCCAATGGTCGCATCACTGCCGTGGTCTGGAAAGGCAACCTGGAGCCCATGGAATTTCAGCGCTTCTTCTTCTCTGCCACCAACCCGGCAGATGCAGGCACCCTCGCCTGGAAGGTCTACCAGACCTACAGTGATGGCACTGTGGTGGCCTGGGATGACTCCTCTGCAGACACCCCCGCCAGCAAGACCACCCTGAAGTAA
- a CDS encoding ferric reductase-like transmembrane domain-containing protein codes for MARRTATKTVISWALLLGIPLISEGILLCMYNPHSHTFAQRQSEVYGWFAVLSLVLVLLARPLKLMLQRRMLGVAAFVYSVIHTWLAYLAVFDRDWESVEFLSKPDQWAIYAGVVALLGFLPLTLTSTHFAMRQMGKHWKTLHRLGPPMTLLAIVHTVWVGVHFGVDPMKWTSILLALLTLLIFGWRTRKEKRT; via the coding sequence ATGGCCAGACGCACAGCAACCAAAACCGTCATTTCCTGGGCGCTCCTGCTGGGCATCCCTCTGATTTCAGAAGGGATTCTGCTCTGCATGTACAATCCCCACTCCCACACTTTTGCCCAGCGGCAAAGTGAGGTGTATGGCTGGTTTGCCGTGCTGTCGCTGGTGCTGGTGTTGCTGGCCCGGCCCCTGAAACTGATGCTGCAACGCAGGATGCTGGGGGTGGCGGCCTTTGTGTACTCGGTCATTCACACCTGGCTGGCTTACCTGGCTGTGTTTGATCGAGACTGGGAAAGTGTGGAATTCCTCAGCAAGCCTGACCAGTGGGCCATTTATGCCGGGGTGGTGGCCCTGCTGGGTTTTCTGCCCCTGACCCTCACCTCCACCCATTTCGCCATGCGCCAGATGGGCAAACACTGGAAAACCCTGCACCGCCTGGGTCCCCCCATGACCCTCCTGGCCATTGTGCACACAGTGTGGGTGGGGGTTCATTTCGGGGTGGATCCCATGAAGTGGACCTCCATCCTGCTTGCCCTGCTCACCCTGCTGATCTTCGGATGGCGAACCAGAAAGGAAAAAAGAACATGA
- a CDS encoding DUF305 domain-containing protein — translation MKTSQATGIALVTLLAGGAGGYLLGQQKNAPGNADVAFAQDMMTHHAQAIDMANRLYVRLLAEKTLSPQQQNLKYLSYDIITGQSNQNGQLLGWLSLWGKSPNNPTPMDMQAMGMATSEQVEALSDLPLNEATSRFLQLMIRHHQGGVMMAESALKSARTQVVKTLAQKVVGAQSNEIQQMKNMLTEMKVEPQQDLEQMDMDSMPGMDHSN, via the coding sequence TTGAAAACATCACAGGCCACTGGAATCGCCCTGGTGACATTGCTGGCAGGAGGCGCAGGGGGATACCTGCTGGGTCAGCAAAAAAACGCCCCTGGAAATGCAGATGTGGCTTTTGCCCAGGACATGATGACCCACCACGCACAGGCCATAGACATGGCCAACCGCCTTTATGTGCGGTTGCTGGCAGAAAAAACCCTCTCTCCGCAGCAACAGAACCTGAAATACCTGTCCTATGACATCATCACGGGACAGAGCAACCAGAACGGTCAATTGCTGGGCTGGCTGTCTTTGTGGGGAAAATCTCCCAACAACCCCACCCCCATGGACATGCAGGCCATGGGCATGGCGACTTCTGAGCAGGTGGAAGCCCTCAGCGACTTGCCGCTCAATGAAGCCACCAGCCGTTTTCTGCAACTGATGATCCGTCACCACCAGGGAGGCGTGATGATGGCCGAAAGCGCCCTGAAATCAGCCAGAACCCAGGTGGTGAAGACCCTGGCCCAGAAGGTGGTGGGTGCCCAGAGCAACGAAATTCAGCAGATGAAAAACATGCTGACCGAAATGAAGGTTGAGCCACAGCAAGACCTGGAACAGATGGACATGGATTCCATGCCAGGAATGGACCACTCGAACTGA
- a CDS encoding HD domain-containing protein codes for MDLFDRCLPHLQEPHRAYHNLTHIQEMLALMKEARIAEHEIEFAIWGHDLIYDPRRNDNEEKSAELFTSWMRELGYPSNIVHQVERLILVTKHGDEPQYPIESHMLDLDLSILGQPRERFLEYNEQIRKEYQHVPKLVYTVKRKQILLGFYSRKRIYITDYFYERFERQAKENLWYAISRLF; via the coding sequence ATGGACCTCTTTGACCGCTGCCTGCCTCACCTTCAGGAACCGCACCGGGCTTACCACAACCTCACCCACATCCAGGAAATGCTGGCCCTGATGAAAGAAGCCCGCATTGCCGAGCACGAAATTGAATTTGCCATCTGGGGTCACGACCTGATTTACGATCCCAGACGCAATGACAACGAAGAGAAAAGCGCAGAACTCTTCACCTCCTGGATGCGTGAACTGGGCTACCCCAGCAACATCGTGCATCAGGTGGAACGCCTGATTCTGGTGACCAAACATGGCGATGAACCCCAGTACCCCATCGAATCGCACATGCTGGACCTGGACCTCAGCATTCTGGGACAGCCCAGAGAGCGTTTTCTGGAGTACAACGAGCAGATCCGCAAGGAATACCAGCATGTGCCAAAACTGGTCTACACCGTCAAACGCAAACAGATCCTCCTGGGCTTTTACAGCCGCAAGAGGATCTACATCACCGATTACTTTTACGAGCGTTTTGAGCGGCAGGCAAAGGAAAACCTCTGGTACGCCATCTCCAGACTGTTCTGA
- a CDS encoding NAD(P)H-dependent oxidoreductase subunit E, whose protein sequence is MIRLELCTDQLDPELREAILEVIYEELRIGPGMVTADGDFELVLKKCNESLEDAPCFKINDALFAHVTPERVRQLIRARKRR, encoded by the coding sequence ATGATTCGACTGGAACTCTGTACCGACCAACTTGATCCTGAGCTTCGTGAAGCCATTCTCGAAGTGATCTATGAAGAACTGCGCATTGGACCTGGCATGGTCACAGCAGACGGTGATTTTGAACTGGTGCTCAAGAAATGCAATGAAAGCCTGGAAGATGCCCCCTGTTTCAAAATCAATGATGCCCTCTTTGCCCATGTGACCCCAGAACGGGTGAGGCAACTCATCCGGGCACGCAAGCGCAGGTAA
- a CDS encoding cysteine hydrolase, producing MQLDPSKTALVLIEFQNDFTTPGGALHGAVKGVMDSSQMLEHTTALVKQARDQGVTIIHAPISFAAGYGEINPSPYGILKGVVDSNAFVKGSWGAEIIDVMQPEAGDIIIEGKRGLCAFASTNLDFILRSRGLQNVALAGFLTNCCVESTMRTAYEKGFNVLTLTDCVAATSEEEQRVAIEKDYPMFSRPMTSKDLLGALEGQQLVDASRGY from the coding sequence ATGCAGCTAGATCCCAGCAAGACCGCACTTGTTCTCATCGAATTTCAGAACGATTTCACCACTCCCGGAGGAGCGTTGCACGGTGCCGTAAAAGGCGTGATGGATTCCAGCCAGATGCTGGAACACACCACCGCCCTGGTCAAGCAGGCCCGTGATCAGGGGGTCACCATCATCCATGCCCCCATTTCTTTCGCTGCTGGATATGGTGAAATCAACCCCAGCCCATATGGCATCCTCAAAGGTGTCGTGGACAGCAACGCCTTTGTGAAAGGTTCCTGGGGCGCAGAGATCATCGATGTGATGCAGCCAGAAGCTGGAGACATCATCATTGAGGGGAAACGCGGCCTGTGCGCCTTTGCCAGCACCAACCTGGATTTCATCCTGCGGTCCAGAGGGCTGCAGAATGTGGCCCTGGCAGGTTTCCTGACCAACTGTTGCGTGGAAAGCACCATGCGGACGGCCTACGAAAAAGGCTTCAATGTGCTGACCCTCACGGACTGCGTGGCCGCCACCAGCGAAGAAGAACAACGTGTGGCCATCGAAAAAGATTACCCCATGTTCTCCCGTCCCATGACCTCAAAGGATTTGCTGGGTGCACTGGAGGGCCAGCAACTGGTGGATGCCAGCCGCGGGTATTGA
- a CDS encoding leishmanolysin-related zinc metalloendopeptidase → MRSISFSGAALVLLFALSACGSSSVPTLTTQPTPPNTNDAFNITLVFPNASLTPAQKTAFYDAANRWSSVIAAGLPDASGTINGQSLKVDDLQITASAVSIDGVGKVLGRAGPDLVRNDTGLPITGTMEFDSADLKLMEANGTLSGVILHEMGHVLGIGTLWSKFITYNGNSNCQGATAISFNGTHATTQYHSLGKTGNVPVENQYSAGTKCGHWSEALFGNELMTGFVNMGSMPLSKITVGALEDLGYKVNYNAAEAYTLPLVSSQGIDDHNHGQGLIELFTVPQVFPGN, encoded by the coding sequence TTGAGATCCATCAGCTTTTCAGGAGCAGCACTGGTTCTGCTGTTCGCCCTCAGCGCCTGCGGCTCCAGCAGCGTTCCCACCCTCACCACCCAGCCCACCCCCCCCAACACCAACGATGCTTTCAACATCACCCTGGTGTTTCCCAATGCTTCCCTGACCCCAGCCCAGAAAACCGCCTTCTACGATGCTGCCAACCGCTGGTCCAGCGTGATTGCTGCAGGCCTCCCTGATGCCAGTGGCACCATCAATGGTCAGTCGCTCAAAGTGGATGACCTCCAGATCACGGCCAGTGCTGTCAGCATTGATGGTGTGGGCAAAGTGCTGGGCCGTGCAGGTCCTGATCTGGTGCGCAATGACACAGGCCTTCCCATCACTGGCACCATGGAATTTGACAGTGCAGACCTCAAACTGATGGAAGCCAACGGCACCCTCAGCGGAGTGATTTTGCATGAAATGGGCCATGTGCTGGGCATCGGCACCCTCTGGAGCAAATTCATCACCTACAATGGCAATTCCAACTGCCAGGGTGCCACAGCCATCTCCTTCAACGGAACCCACGCCACCACCCAGTATCACAGCCTGGGCAAAACCGGGAATGTGCCTGTGGAAAACCAGTACAGTGCAGGCACCAAATGTGGTCACTGGAGCGAAGCCCTGTTCGGCAATGAATTGATGACCGGATTTGTGAACATGGGTTCCATGCCCCTCAGCAAAATCACTGTGGGAGCACTGGAAGACCTGGGTTACAAAGTCAATTACAATGCTGCAGAGGCCTACACCCTGCCCCTGGTGTCCAGCCAGGGCATCGATGACCACAACCACGGTCAGGGACTCATTGAACTGTTCACGGTTCCTCAGGTGTTTCCAGGCAACTGA
- a CDS encoding serine/threonine protein kinase codes for MNCPSCNEPITEDLRVCPTCGMPLQMQLKVGTRLQQGKYTVGKVLGQGGFGITYLGANTILKMAVAIKELFMEGMARGNTGKVLAPAHTEFADEKLRFLDEARKLGQFSHPNIVRVFDVFEENNTVYLVMEYLQGETLGKRIESRGKLSDQEVLDMLYPLLDALKVLHDQNMLHRDIKPHNIFLTRTGRTVLIDFGSVRTFTAGKASNHTRLVTVGYAPLEQYATSAKVGPYTDLYALGATLFHALTGAPPPAVLDRINGMALPGLPTGTDPLLAQVIQKTLALQIEERPQSIAQMREWLQMPATSRRAPTPLPQPSSTPVMPAKPPEPPADPRMLSRSGRRYAVLSNALKAPLYAREQGFHYDYDTESVIEFDDGTLKLAFKSRGFDQDSVSIRWILNNGQRTDDLEVFDLPVEIDLDRIPEEYSALEYQLYQGRDARTVGYVDLADASYKDASVHDHRLRSQRAFLNNKPSYNKVPVVHIEKYASGGFMDVRFRDTTARNGDHLIFDAAGARGDVKITYGDWNEYFPLPFALDLTSLAGELEYTIQVDTPLALGNEFQGKVFFYYD; via the coding sequence ATGAACTGTCCCAGTTGCAATGAACCCATCACCGAAGACCTGCGGGTGTGCCCGACCTGTGGCATGCCCCTGCAGATGCAGCTCAAAGTGGGAACCCGCTTGCAGCAAGGCAAATACACGGTGGGCAAAGTGCTGGGGCAGGGTGGGTTTGGCATCACTTATCTGGGAGCCAACACCATCCTCAAGATGGCTGTGGCCATCAAGGAACTGTTCATGGAGGGGATGGCCCGTGGCAACACTGGAAAAGTCCTGGCTCCAGCCCACACCGAATTTGCCGATGAAAAGCTGCGCTTCCTGGACGAAGCCCGAAAACTGGGCCAGTTCTCCCATCCCAACATCGTGCGGGTCTTTGATGTTTTTGAGGAAAACAACACCGTCTATCTGGTGATGGAGTATTTGCAAGGGGAAACGCTGGGCAAGCGCATCGAGTCCAGAGGAAAGCTTTCTGATCAGGAAGTGCTGGACATGCTTTATCCTTTGCTGGATGCCCTCAAAGTGCTTCATGACCAGAACATGCTGCATCGGGACATCAAACCCCACAACATCTTCCTGACCCGCACGGGGCGCACCGTACTGATTGATTTTGGCTCGGTCAGAACGTTCACAGCAGGCAAAGCGAGCAACCACACCCGTCTGGTGACGGTGGGCTATGCTCCTCTGGAACAATACGCCACCTCTGCAAAGGTGGGACCTTACACCGATCTGTATGCTCTGGGGGCCACCCTGTTCCATGCCCTGACGGGGGCGCCACCTCCTGCTGTGCTGGACAGGATCAATGGCATGGCCTTGCCCGGGCTTCCCACGGGAACAGATCCGCTGCTGGCCCAGGTGATCCAGAAGACCCTGGCACTGCAAATTGAAGAAAGGCCCCAGTCCATAGCCCAGATGCGGGAGTGGTTGCAGATGCCAGCAACATCAAGAAGGGCACCAACCCCTCTTCCGCAGCCTTCCAGCACACCCGTCATGCCTGCAAAGCCCCCAGAGCCTCCTGCAGATCCCCGTATGCTCTCCAGATCAGGCAGGCGTTATGCTGTGCTCTCAAATGCCCTGAAAGCCCCGCTTTATGCCAGAGAACAGGGTTTTCATTATGATTACGACACCGAATCGGTGATTGAATTTGACGATGGCACCCTCAAACTGGCTTTCAAATCCAGAGGTTTTGACCAGGACAGTGTCTCCATCCGCTGGATCCTCAACAACGGACAGCGCACCGATGACCTCGAGGTGTTCGATTTGCCTGTGGAAATTGATCTGGACCGCATTCCAGAAGAATATTCTGCTCTTGAATACCAGCTTTATCAGGGCAGGGATGCCCGAACTGTGGGCTATGTGGATCTGGCAGATGCATCGTATAAAGATGCATCCGTGCATGATCACAGGCTGCGTTCTCAGCGGGCCTTCCTGAACAACAAACCCAGTTACAACAAGGTTCCAGTGGTCCACATCGAGAAATACGCCTCTGGAGGCTTCATGGATGTGCGGTTCCGGGACACCACAGCCAGAAATGGCGATCATTTGATTTTTGACGCTGCAGGAGCCAGAGGAGACGTCAAAATCACCTATGGAGATTGGAATGAATATTTTCCCCTGCCTTTTGCACTGGATTTGACCAGTCTTGCTGGGGAACTGGAATACACCATCCAGGTGGATACACCACTGGCCCTGGGGAATGAATTTCAGGGGAAAGTGTTTTTCTATTACGACTGA